Proteins from one Impatiens glandulifera chromosome 2, dImpGla2.1, whole genome shotgun sequence genomic window:
- the LOC124926092 gene encoding protein ALP1-like, with amino-acid sequence MDESLLLMLSNLLHLHNHLDPTSSLLSETHSPSSSSSSAISPTSLLTSTSAAPLLFFAIASVLSYIASSRSSSTSSSSSSSTDPLPAANDSNSEFSVAAFRALSTERIWDMEAPLRDSHWRSSYGVSYTVFTTVVDKLKPYIAQSNLSLPSDYAVAMVLSRLTHGLSVKTLASRYSLEPYLISKITNMVTRLLATKLYPEFIKIPVSRGRLNATTQAFDQITSLPNMCGAIDGTAVKLRHLPSDVNPSAYRCRHGYPSVLLQVVADHKKMFWDVCVKAPGGYDDATHLRESLLYNKLTSGDVVWDKGVNVRGHHVRPYIVGDWCYPLMSFLLTPFTWNGTGTPAQNAFDQVILSGRKVVEEAIGLLKARWKILQELNVGLNHAPQTIVACCVLHNLCQIAREPEPELWKEPEESGPPPRVLDSEKSLYYLGENVRQALADDLYQRLSR; translated from the coding sequence ATGGATGAATCCTTACTGCTTATGCTTTCGAATCTTCTTCACCTCCATAACCACCTTGATCCGACCTCCTCCCTCCTCTCTGAAACTCACTCtccatcctcctcctcctcctccgccaTTTCCCCCACCTCCCTTCTCACATCCACCTCCGCCGCCCCTCTCCTTTTCTTCGCCATCGCCTCCGTCCTCTCCTACATCGCCTCTTCCCGATCTTCTTctacctcctcctcctcctcctcctccaccgaTCCCCTTCCCGCCGCCAATGATTCCAACTCCGAATTCTCCGTCGCAGCCTTCCGCGCCCTCTCCACTGAACGAATCTGGGACATGGAAGCTCCCTTAAGAGACTCCCATTGGAGATCTTCATACGGCGTCTCCTACACCGTCTTCACCACTGTCGTCGATAAACTCAAACCCTACATCGCTCAATCAAACCTCTCTCTCCCTTCCGATTACGCCGTCGCTATGGTTCTCTCCCGTCTCACTCACGGCCTCTCCGTCAAAACCCTAGCTTCCAGATACTCACTCGAACCCTATTTGATTTCCAAAATCACAAATATGGTCACTCGCTTACTCGCTACCAAACTCTACCCAGAATTCATCAAAATCCCCGTCAGCCGCGGCCGCCTTAACGCCACCACCCAAGCATTCGACCAAATCACTTCCTTACCTAACATGTGCGGCGCAATCGACGGTACCGCAGTCAAGCTCCGTCATCTCCCCTCCGATGTTAACCCTTCCGCATATAGATGCCGACACGGTTACCCTTCCGTTCTCCTCCAGGTCGTCGCCGATCATAAAAAGATGTTCTGGGATGTCTGCGTCAAGGCTCCGGGCGGGTACGACGACGCCACCCATTTAAGAGAGAGTCTTCTGTACAACAAGCTAACTTCCGGAGACGTCGTTTGGGACAAGGGTGTCAACGTAAGGGGTCATCATGTAAGACCGTATATAGTCGGAGATTGGTGCTATCCATTGATGTCGTTCCTACTCACTCCCTTCACTTGGAACGGGACTGGAACTCCAGCGCAGAATGCATTCGACCAAGTGATTTTGAGTGGGAGGAAAGTGGTGGAAGAAGCGATTGGATTGCTTAAAGCGAGGTGGAAGATTCTTCAAGAATTGAACGTGGGTTTGAATCATGCCCCTCAGACGATCGTTGCTTGTTGTGTTTTGCATAATCTGTGTCAGATAGCTAGAGAGCCTGAACCGGAGCTTTGGAAGGAGCCGGAGGAGAGTGGGCCGCCTCCTAGGGTTTTGGATAGTGAGAAGTCTCTGTACTATTTGGGAGAGAATGTGAGGCAGGCATTGGCTGATGACTTGTATCAAAGGCTTTCAAGATGA
- the LOC124927407 gene encoding uncharacterized protein LOC124927407, with protein MKYNEITHLSHPRHKLRLNYTNIPFKCNGCKEIGIGSHYNCSSSCDFDLHTHCAIPKPSISHPFYTECSFQFLSQPPGTIERNCNACEKRVTGFLYHCRKCGFDLHPCCARLPMVLVDDHQGKVKLNLFEKVSSKCQRCGKKGQSWSYRSSCNRYSLHVACVKEMLVERWHENEITRVPLNLKEILQIDHDKDDDDDDDDGNKKGKKKKKKGKNKFSEMAGIAFQFILSAILGDPTALIVGVVATLVSKS; from the coding sequence ATGAAGTACAATGAAATCACACACTTGAGCCATCCTCGACACAAACTTAGATTAAACTACACCAACATCCCATTCAAATGCAACGGCTGCAAAGAAATCGGAATCGGTTCCCACTACAACTGCTCCTCCTCATGCGACTTCGATCTCCACACTCACTGCGCTATCCCCAAACCTTCAATTTCCCATCCGTTCTACACCGAGTGCTCTTTCCAGTTCCTTTCCCAACCCCCGGGGACCATCGAACGTAACTGCAACGCCTGCGAGAAACGAGTGACGGGTTTTCTCTACCACTGTCGAAAGTGTGGCTTCGATTTGCACCCATGTTGTGCGAGGCTTCCGATGGTTCTGGTTGATGATCATCAAGGGAAAGTGAAGTTGAATTTGTTCGAGAAAGTGAGCTCTAAATGTCAACGTTGCGGAAAGAAAGGGCAGAGCTGGAGTTACAGATCTAGTTGTAACAGGTATAGTCTTCATGTGGCTTGTGTGAAGGAGATGCTTGTGGAGAGATGGCATGAGAATGAGATTACAAGGGTTCCATTAAACTTGAAGGAGATTCTTCAGATTGACCAtgataaagatgatgatgatgatgatgatgatggtaacaagaaagggaagaagaagaagaagaaagggaaGAACAAGTTTTCTGAGATGGCTGGGATTGCTTTTCAGTTTATTCTGTCGGCTATTCTTGGTGATCCGACTGCTCTCATTGTTGGTGTCGTTGCAACTCTCGTCTCTAAATcctaa